A single Pseudoalteromonas rubra DNA region contains:
- a CDS encoding AMP-binding protein: MNELTTKQQSLNAFKSRVISQLGCHKLVHEQLQIATDSVLNSDTLKYHIGGLFHLQGDICARDMIRQVTLVFNHLCGESELDIDMTPELADQAQARVFAEQCKQRPFDLRHGALIRIAMRRAAQGGYYLVLIAHHILLDGLSLYRLFCKALTMLSMSVEEITKELAQMRYDNAHKHNTRHLAHWQAYLQNLPDFMFDYIPPAQTGQHTLSTHFSVPNTQIDALIDLCQQHKVGFHVYIAHLLGEFYQHHFKQSVVVGYALNHQRRDQYSYGMSSKVLPQIVPPAADTFVESVQTLQADFNQLFRKSQVPIGEINQCAAVSASARTLVYDVMINYLNPGALLNIEDVHLASEMLVQSDHAHPISVNLVYNEHSTMEVMLSANPAYITSAHLQQLSELLAHALHQGAQQTLQFNRATKTPSQPEWHIMRGKAQPLTPSELPAQMIDAVIRQTPETIAVRDHQGRAFSYQWLQERQQSIARWLRANTLPQHNVAVLMEHTAEMVATMLACLHTGRVIVPLNADAEVGYAQDILTRAKADCVIVDDPLWASALSQFEVVTIESFADVSHRSSDDAHGHTVCLDSLAYLVFSSGTTGVPKGIMLAQRTLANLCLHHRLDPSLSAPAQVLNTTALGFDVAIQTILTTLCCGGTLHLTTSNVRKEAANILDNIVTNRISRLIVTPSLLHILAAQASFSEHAFSTLQQVIVSGEQMVMSEQVRTFLNRSGATLINQYGPAETHVVTQHSVYDLASLANGDAVPIGRPICNVKLAIRQNRTLSGGNLGTLYIGGPSVALEYIQAPQLSAERFVHLPAPADPGLFFNSRDRIATLADGRLLFSGREDDSVKVRGRFVNLKTVEKLLMSIDGVADACATTYRSHGVMRLLAFVTLSGHRADLSALNVRQTLLDDAPNWLVPDTLVPLDSFPRTANGKVDTRALLAEFEQMQQTSPPVQAQHSHQRDQVEQQVLEVLAQKCGVHPRTLDEDLRTCGMDSLSIIIYLTHLSETFGLQLNTDDFIANPSVTTIAAFIQAGQASSSMSAATGQKVRKLGKTSAPATFTQSNIFRQWQQGNLYNMFQCFAVQGAVCPSRMRQAFAQLVSGTELFNSRFEMRDDTLWCCSNDADVSNPFEHIDLSHLDQQAALDELELRCSAQKSHRFALEQGELIHVQLLTLGHQQQYLLLNIHHIITDAVSNINIISELKRYYDQHADNTPDAQSVDFFDYAWEEQRFFASTEGKQIVSDYQAEFKRHSPYPRFKHLNGALWTPSLYHTQSCTLTGFFAQSAAQSGVSQIQSLIGALCQVFSTHLITPEILMAVTFTGRTSRETRDMIGPLYKVAPLLVKPDETLDFSASVASGVTKIYNECVPEFTQVIAQPSLNEYLPYFKLNYITNSNQLLALDFDGFTLQPEDHGDQEDVIKNMGVSRRVPLNIVAVQSGENLVMHWHYVEGALSDSMITNMLDGFSRILREPEECPPLQRCAE, from the coding sequence ATGAATGAGTTAACAACCAAACAACAGTCACTGAACGCCTTTAAATCTCGCGTTATCTCACAGTTGGGCTGCCATAAACTGGTGCATGAGCAATTACAAATCGCCACCGACAGCGTACTGAATTCCGACACGCTGAAGTACCACATCGGAGGCTTGTTTCATCTGCAAGGTGATATCTGTGCCCGGGACATGATCAGGCAAGTGACCTTAGTATTTAACCACCTGTGCGGTGAAAGCGAGCTGGACATAGATATGACACCGGAACTTGCAGATCAGGCACAGGCCAGAGTATTCGCCGAGCAGTGTAAACAACGCCCTTTTGATTTAAGGCATGGTGCCCTGATCCGCATTGCCATGAGGCGTGCTGCACAGGGCGGATACTATCTGGTGCTGATTGCACACCATATCCTGCTCGATGGACTGAGCCTGTACCGACTCTTTTGTAAGGCGCTGACCATGTTGTCCATGTCAGTCGAGGAAATCACCAAAGAGCTGGCGCAAATGCGCTACGATAATGCCCACAAACACAATACCCGCCACCTGGCACACTGGCAGGCATATCTACAAAATTTACCTGACTTTATGTTTGACTATATCCCACCAGCACAGACGGGCCAGCATACCCTGAGTACACACTTTTCGGTACCCAACACACAGATAGATGCCCTGATAGATCTCTGCCAGCAGCACAAAGTGGGTTTCCATGTTTACATTGCTCATCTGCTGGGGGAGTTTTATCAGCATCACTTTAAACAATCCGTGGTCGTTGGGTACGCTCTGAATCATCAGCGCCGAGACCAATACAGTTATGGCATGTCATCTAAAGTGTTGCCACAAATCGTGCCGCCAGCCGCAGACACCTTTGTTGAATCTGTTCAAACGCTGCAAGCCGACTTCAACCAGTTATTCAGAAAAAGTCAGGTGCCCATTGGCGAAATTAATCAATGCGCAGCGGTGTCAGCCAGTGCCCGCACTCTGGTATATGACGTGATGATCAATTACCTCAACCCCGGTGCATTACTCAATATAGAAGACGTGCACCTGGCCAGTGAAATGTTGGTGCAATCCGACCATGCTCACCCCATATCAGTCAATCTGGTGTACAACGAGCACAGCACCATGGAAGTCATGCTGAGTGCCAACCCGGCGTACATTACGTCCGCACATTTACAACAGCTTAGCGAATTACTGGCGCATGCGCTGCATCAGGGGGCACAACAAACCTTGCAATTTAACAGAGCTACAAAGACCCCCTCTCAGCCGGAATGGCACATCATGCGGGGTAAAGCACAGCCATTGACCCCCTCAGAACTGCCCGCCCAGATGATTGATGCGGTGATCAGGCAAACACCTGAAACCATCGCCGTCCGTGATCACCAAGGTCGGGCGTTCAGTTATCAGTGGTTGCAGGAACGCCAGCAAAGTATTGCTCGCTGGCTACGCGCAAACACCTTACCACAGCACAATGTGGCGGTCCTGATGGAACACACCGCTGAAATGGTCGCAACCATGCTGGCGTGCTTACACACAGGCCGGGTGATAGTCCCCTTGAATGCCGACGCCGAAGTCGGCTATGCCCAGGACATACTCACCCGAGCCAAAGCGGACTGTGTCATTGTCGACGACCCTCTCTGGGCCAGTGCACTCAGCCAGTTTGAGGTTGTCACCATAGAGTCTTTTGCCGATGTGTCACATCGCTCGTCTGACGACGCACATGGCCATACTGTGTGCCTGGATTCACTGGCTTATCTGGTGTTTAGCTCAGGGACTACGGGTGTCCCCAAAGGCATTATGCTGGCACAACGCACCCTGGCAAACTTGTGTTTGCACCACCGTCTGGACCCCAGTTTATCAGCCCCGGCACAGGTGCTGAACACCACAGCACTCGGATTTGATGTGGCTATCCAGACCATACTCACCACCTTGTGTTGTGGCGGCACCTTGCATCTCACCACATCCAACGTGCGAAAAGAAGCAGCCAATATTCTCGATAATATCGTCACCAACCGGATTTCAAGACTGATAGTGACACCCAGCCTGCTACACATTCTGGCAGCGCAAGCCAGCTTCAGCGAGCACGCTTTTAGCACTTTGCAACAAGTGATTGTTTCCGGAGAACAAATGGTGATGAGCGAGCAGGTGCGTACTTTTTTAAACCGCTCAGGCGCTACTTTGATCAACCAATACGGTCCTGCCGAGACGCATGTGGTTACGCAACACAGCGTCTATGATTTGGCCTCTCTGGCCAATGGCGATGCAGTGCCCATCGGTCGGCCCATATGCAATGTCAAACTGGCGATACGCCAAAATAGAACGCTGAGCGGAGGTAACCTGGGAACCCTTTATATTGGCGGGCCCAGCGTGGCACTCGAATATATTCAGGCACCACAACTCAGTGCTGAGCGTTTTGTACACTTACCAGCGCCCGCCGATCCAGGCCTGTTTTTCAACAGCCGGGACCGTATCGCCACGCTAGCCGATGGCCGGCTGCTGTTCAGCGGTCGGGAAGATGACTCGGTCAAAGTTCGCGGCCGCTTTGTTAACCTTAAAACAGTAGAAAAACTGCTCATGAGCATTGATGGTGTGGCAGATGCCTGTGCAACTACGTACCGCAGCCATGGTGTTATGCGCTTGCTGGCTTTTGTCACCTTATCTGGCCACCGTGCCGACCTGAGTGCATTAAATGTCAGGCAAACATTACTCGATGACGCCCCCAACTGGCTGGTCCCGGACACCCTGGTGCCACTCGACAGCTTTCCAAGAACCGCCAATGGTAAGGTCGATACCAGAGCGCTGCTGGCCGAATTTGAGCAAATGCAGCAGACCAGTCCCCCTGTTCAGGCTCAGCATTCCCATCAGAGGGATCAGGTTGAGCAACAGGTTTTAGAGGTGCTGGCGCAAAAATGCGGTGTTCACCCCCGCACTCTAGACGAGGATCTGCGTACTTGTGGCATGGATTCGCTGAGTATCATTATTTATCTGACCCATCTGTCTGAAACCTTTGGTCTGCAGCTGAATACCGATGATTTTATTGCAAACCCCAGCGTAACGACTATCGCTGCCTTTATTCAGGCCGGACAGGCATCGTCTTCAATGTCTGCCGCCACGGGTCAGAAAGTCAGAAAACTGGGCAAAACCAGTGCACCAGCAACCTTCACACAAAGTAATATTTTTCGACAGTGGCAACAGGGCAATCTGTACAATATGTTTCAGTGCTTTGCAGTACAGGGCGCCGTTTGCCCGAGCCGCATGCGTCAGGCCTTTGCGCAATTGGTGTCAGGCACTGAGCTATTTAACAGCCGCTTTGAGATGCGCGATGATACGCTGTGGTGTTGCAGCAATGACGCCGACGTGAGCAATCCATTTGAGCACATCGATCTGAGCCATCTGGACCAACAAGCAGCACTTGATGAGCTTGAATTACGCTGTAGTGCACAAAAAAGTCATCGTTTTGCGCTCGAACAGGGTGAGCTTATCCATGTACAACTACTCACCTTAGGACACCAGCAGCAGTATCTGCTGTTAAACATTCATCACATCATCACCGATGCTGTCTCCAACATTAATATCATAAGTGAGCTAAAGCGGTATTATGATCAGCATGCAGACAACACACCCGACGCGCAATCGGTGGACTTTTTTGACTATGCCTGGGAGGAACAGCGTTTCTTCGCATCAACTGAGGGTAAGCAAATTGTCAGTGACTATCAGGCCGAGTTTAAACGCCATTCACCTTATCCCAGGTTCAAACACCTGAACGGTGCCCTGTGGACACCCTCGCTTTACCATACCCAGTCTTGCACGCTGACAGGATTCTTCGCGCAATCCGCTGCACAAAGCGGGGTCAGCCAGATCCAATCTCTGATCGGCGCCTTGTGTCAGGTATTTTCAACACACCTGATAACACCCGAGATCCTGATGGCGGTGACCTTCACCGGTCGTACTTCCCGGGAAACCCGTGACATGATAGGGCCGCTATATAAAGTTGCCCCTTTGCTGGTTAAGCCCGATGAAACGCTTGATTTCAGTGCCTCAGTCGCCTCAGGCGTGACCAAAATCTACAATGAATGTGTGCCCGAGTTCACCCAGGTTATTGCCCAGCCCTCGCTGAACGAGTATCTGCCCTACTTTAAACTCAATTACATCACCAACAGCAATCAACTGCTGGCACTCGACTTTGATGGCTTTACGCTGCAACCCGAAGACCATGGCGATCAGGAAGATGTGATCAAAAACATGGGAGTCTCACGCCGGGTACCGCTCAATATCGTGGCGGTGCAATCCGGTGAGAACCTGGTGATGCACTGGCATTATGTCGAAGGCGCTTTGTCGGACAGTATGATAACCAATATGCTCGACGGGTTTTCCAGGATATTACGTGAACCTGAGGAGTGTCCCCCACTACAACGCTGCGCAGAGTAA
- a CDS encoding MFS transporter — MDISSLPMQLSRFTPLVWVMLIGNFFVRASYYMVWPFLAVMLYESYGLSATEVGLLLTGSATLAVFLGFYTGNLADRFGRTKMLYVAVLVGVVSFTLLALANALWLFAVAVFLACMPRTLWEAPSKALLTEELANPKDRELALHLLYFLVNVGAALGPLYGLWAGLNGEQFSFIYTAVSYLGLLVALVYFRPKGGSSAQTTQSAPKFSQWLKILNKDSTFLVVLVATTLVYFVYAQCDTSLVQYLTRAEVPELAWLISAVIITNSTVIIVCQFPLLHLMRNWRIEHRLYLGGAILVVSQVMMALNDVHNTWGWITAMIVLSLSEAIMFSNINVYVDRLAPDNLKASYFGAAGLCSLGYAFAPILGGLVLDLSSGVMLFVLTTITSFAALAFYKVAELKLKATPRTVSEV; from the coding sequence ATGGATATAAGTAGTTTACCAATGCAGTTGTCGCGATTTACGCCTTTGGTCTGGGTGATGTTGATTGGCAATTTCTTTGTTCGCGCAAGTTACTATATGGTGTGGCCGTTTCTCGCAGTAATGCTGTATGAAAGTTATGGTCTGAGTGCCACTGAGGTCGGGCTGTTATTAACGGGTTCAGCCACATTGGCTGTGTTTTTAGGATTTTACACCGGCAATCTGGCAGACCGGTTCGGCCGTACCAAAATGCTCTATGTGGCGGTGTTGGTCGGGGTCGTGTCATTTACTCTGCTGGCTCTGGCCAATGCGTTGTGGCTGTTTGCCGTCGCAGTGTTTCTGGCTTGTATGCCACGTACACTATGGGAAGCACCAAGCAAAGCCTTGCTGACTGAAGAGCTGGCTAACCCCAAAGACCGGGAGCTGGCGCTTCACTTACTGTACTTCTTGGTCAATGTGGGTGCAGCACTGGGTCCGCTTTATGGTCTGTGGGCGGGCCTCAATGGTGAGCAATTCAGTTTTATTTATACAGCGGTGTCTTATTTGGGGTTGCTGGTGGCTTTGGTGTACTTCCGGCCTAAGGGCGGAAGTTCCGCACAGACTACTCAGTCTGCGCCTAAGTTCTCCCAGTGGCTGAAAATACTCAATAAAGACAGTACCTTTTTGGTGGTATTAGTGGCAACGACGCTGGTGTATTTCGTTTATGCGCAGTGTGATACCAGCCTGGTGCAATACCTTACCCGCGCTGAAGTCCCCGAGCTTGCCTGGTTGATTTCGGCGGTGATCATTACCAACTCTACCGTGATCATTGTCTGTCAGTTTCCGCTGTTGCATCTGATGCGCAACTGGCGAATAGAGCATCGGCTGTATCTGGGCGGCGCTATCTTAGTAGTCTCGCAAGTGATGATGGCCCTGAATGATGTGCACAATACCTGGGGCTGGATAACGGCGATGATTGTGCTGAGCCTGAGCGAAGCGATTATGTTCAGCAATATCAATGTGTATGTAGACAGGCTGGCGCCTGATAACCTTAAGGCCAGCTATTTTGGCGCAGCAGGGTTGTGTTCGTTAGGGTATGCCTTTGCGCCCATTTTAGGTGGCCTGGTGCTGGATTTATCGAGCGGGGTAATGTTATTTGTGCTGACAACGATTACCTCCTTCGCGGCCCTGGCGTTTTACAAAGTGGCCGAGCTTAAGCTAAAAGCCACCCCTCGCACAGTGTCTGAAGTGTAA
- a CDS encoding S41 family peptidase: MYTNTAPVSAQASEQHSKGVVAWFRRQFSSSLVKAVLLMLGTQVVQAQESLGHFSKRYSAEQIQADIEQWTHWVHATHPDLTHSIDDIDAFYARIDALRDTLDKPMTGEQVWREFASLNGMMADGHLSIGDGTNAQWRNWVAQGITLFPLEVSVSEQGLNVVSELGGAPSVHEGQYITEINGIPTTEVVAALLQRIEGDNLAFRSALLARRFAMTYRLTYGATDAFTLTFGTGKTVQIAALNKAPKSIKQRTFDENFNLKLLDNQRAVLTIKQFGWDDPDAYFRFMADTFAQLNKAQIQHLMIDISDNTGGDDVFWKRGILKYIATQPYRHGSTYQVRILQKYRDPGEVVGSVLSGELTKMTQPEADKSVRFKGKVSVLTGPLTYSSSVLFVNTIQDYGLATLVGTPTGGRSSQSGGIQFLTLKHTGIRAVAPRFILDRPSGKQQMTPVQPDTEIAQQGLSKAQWLARALSASRSL; encoded by the coding sequence ATGTACACTAATACTGCACCCGTTTCTGCCCAGGCTTCTGAACAGCACAGTAAGGGCGTAGTCGCCTGGTTCAGACGTCAGTTTAGTTCTTCACTGGTTAAAGCCGTTTTGCTTATGCTGGGTACCCAGGTTGTTCAGGCACAAGAGTCGCTGGGACATTTCTCTAAGCGATACAGTGCTGAGCAAATTCAGGCGGATATAGAACAATGGACGCACTGGGTGCATGCCACACACCCGGACCTGACGCACAGCATTGATGATATTGATGCATTTTACGCTCGGATAGACGCACTGCGCGACACGCTGGATAAGCCGATGACAGGTGAGCAGGTATGGCGTGAGTTTGCCAGCCTCAATGGCATGATGGCGGATGGTCACCTGAGCATTGGAGATGGGACCAATGCGCAGTGGCGAAACTGGGTCGCGCAGGGGATAACTTTGTTTCCACTTGAGGTATCGGTGAGTGAGCAAGGGCTGAATGTTGTCAGTGAGCTGGGCGGTGCACCATCGGTTCATGAGGGACAATACATCACTGAAATTAATGGCATACCGACGACTGAAGTGGTCGCTGCTTTGCTGCAGCGGATTGAGGGCGACAATCTAGCGTTTCGCAGTGCTTTACTGGCTCGCCGGTTTGCCATGACTTATCGGCTGACGTATGGCGCTACGGACGCATTTACGCTGACGTTCGGCACGGGCAAGACAGTGCAGATTGCTGCACTGAATAAGGCACCCAAAAGTATCAAACAACGCACTTTCGACGAAAACTTCAACCTCAAACTGCTCGACAACCAGCGGGCTGTTTTAACCATCAAGCAGTTTGGCTGGGACGATCCGGATGCCTATTTTCGTTTTATGGCGGATACGTTTGCTCAGCTGAACAAAGCCCAGATCCAGCATCTGATGATAGATATTTCTGACAATACCGGGGGAGATGACGTTTTCTGGAAACGGGGCATTCTGAAGTATATTGCCACTCAGCCTTACCGCCATGGCTCGACCTATCAGGTGCGAATTTTACAGAAATACCGTGATCCAGGTGAGGTTGTCGGCTCCGTCTTGTCAGGGGAATTGACTAAGATGACACAGCCAGAAGCGGATAAAAGTGTGCGCTTTAAAGGTAAGGTGAGTGTGTTGACGGGGCCGCTGACCTACTCATCATCCGTACTGTTTGTGAATACCATTCAGGACTACGGCCTGGCGACTTTGGTTGGCACGCCAACCGGTGGACGCAGCTCGCAAAGTGGTGGGATCCAGTTTCTGACGCTTAAGCATACCGGGATACGTGCCGTTGCACCGCGCTTTATCCTGGACCGTCCGTCAGGCAAACAACAAATGACGCCAGTACAGCCGGATACTGAGATCGCGCAGCAGGGCCTGAGTAAAGCCCAGTGGTTGGCCAGAGCGCTGAGTGCATCCCGCTCTCTTTAA
- a CDS encoding winged helix-turn-helix domain-containing protein — MATVNIIPKPDWVLNHQHQQLHSGQRVISLDDKQYALLNLLMTHASQDVTKEQIFNTLWPGRVVSEDAIYVTVNGLRKLLGDSVKQPIYIKTVSGVGYRWVGPKIGEDKPFFSGVVMILVAICLLGVVLLGSQFHGLSAPEPMSPEQAEQFKKARYLLNHAPDAIDQSIALLQQLTLKRADLTEPQVLLADAYLRQLLDDPQRHARNRNRANALLQSVLAKSPKHLKANLLMAQLIMLIDFDPHAASRYFRAALPHAEGHHWYGQYLLARGNFQGALEHIEQYRLLEPKGYSSESVAWVYTMSQRHEAALDALLKLQPYSDSNRFYHTCLRTVYEQLGEYENAFAQMKWVMQDAGYSPQLMAQVESVFAREGLPGVYRWLLTEDPVRAEIGHYTPPISLARYAVMAGEPEIAVTYLNRAFEARQYAVLWAAVDPVFTPLHDYPPYQQFVQRLGIIAH; from the coding sequence ATGGCGACGGTCAACATCATTCCAAAACCAGATTGGGTGCTTAATCATCAGCATCAGCAGTTGCATAGTGGTCAGCGGGTAATTTCGCTGGATGACAAGCAGTATGCGCTGTTGAATTTGCTCATGACGCATGCCAGTCAGGATGTGACGAAAGAGCAGATCTTTAACACTTTATGGCCGGGCCGGGTGGTGAGTGAAGATGCCATTTATGTCACTGTGAATGGCCTGCGTAAGTTACTGGGCGACAGCGTTAAACAGCCTATTTATATTAAAACGGTGTCAGGGGTTGGTTACCGCTGGGTGGGCCCAAAAATAGGCGAAGACAAGCCTTTTTTCTCGGGCGTTGTGATGATCCTGGTTGCCATTTGCTTGCTGGGCGTGGTGCTGTTGGGCAGCCAGTTTCATGGGTTGTCGGCACCTGAGCCGATGTCACCCGAACAGGCTGAGCAATTTAAAAAAGCACGCTATTTACTTAATCACGCTCCCGATGCCATTGATCAGAGCATTGCTTTGTTGCAACAACTGACACTTAAGCGCGCCGATCTGACAGAGCCACAAGTCTTGCTGGCAGATGCGTATTTACGTCAGCTACTGGACGACCCACAGCGTCACGCTCGCAACCGTAATCGTGCCAATGCTTTGCTCCAGTCGGTGTTGGCCAAATCACCCAAACATCTGAAAGCTAATTTATTAATGGCTCAGCTGATCATGCTAATTGACTTTGATCCGCACGCTGCAAGTCGTTACTTCAGGGCTGCATTGCCTCATGCCGAAGGGCATCACTGGTATGGACAATACCTGCTGGCGAGGGGCAATTTTCAGGGGGCGCTGGAACACATTGAGCAGTATAGATTGTTAGAGCCCAAGGGGTATTCCAGTGAGAGCGTGGCCTGGGTCTACACCATGAGTCAGCGTCACGAAGCCGCGCTGGATGCGCTGCTAAAATTGCAGCCTTACAGCGACAGCAATCGCTTTTATCATACTTGTTTACGCACAGTGTATGAGCAACTGGGTGAGTACGAGAATGCGTTTGCACAGATGAAGTGGGTCATGCAGGATGCGGGGTACAGCCCGCAACTCATGGCGCAGGTCGAATCGGTATTCGCACGTGAGGGCTTGCCCGGCGTTTATCGTTGGCTGTTAACCGAAGATCCTGTGCGTGCAGAGATTGGTCATTACACGCCGCCCATTTCATTGGCGCGTTATGCGGTTATGGCAGGTGAGCCCGAAATCGCAGTGACTTACCTGAATCGGGCTTTTGAGGCGCGTCAGTACGCCGTGCTATGGGCGGCAGTGGATCCGGTATTTACGCCGTTACACGATTACCCGCCATATCAGCAGTTTGTCCAGCGACTGGGGATCATTGCCCATTAA
- a CDS encoding VOC family protein has product MYLEHVNLVVDDIEQMLNFYQAAFPHWRVRSEGSGSWHGKPRNWLHFGDDYHYLALSDHGEGRNRELSGHSVGLAHFAYVVQSVDRVVARLVQAGYAVDKQGTQHPHRKNVYFIDPAGFEVEFVEYLSDIPAERNSD; this is encoded by the coding sequence ATGTATCTGGAACATGTAAATCTGGTTGTTGACGATATCGAGCAGATGTTAAATTTTTATCAGGCTGCTTTTCCACATTGGCGAGTACGCAGTGAAGGAAGCGGCAGCTGGCATGGTAAGCCCAGAAACTGGTTACATTTTGGCGATGATTATCACTATCTTGCCTTGAGTGATCACGGTGAGGGCCGTAATCGAGAGCTGAGTGGTCATTCGGTGGGGCTGGCGCATTTTGCCTATGTGGTACAGTCGGTTGACAGGGTTGTTGCGCGCCTGGTGCAGGCCGGATATGCCGTAGATAAGCAGGGGACACAGCATCCGCATCGTAAGAATGTGTACTTTATTGACCCGGCAGGATTTGAAGTGGAATTTGTTGAATATCTGAGTGATATACCCGCTGAGCGTAACAGTGATTAA
- a CDS encoding collagenase, producing MNLVKHTWCIPLLVLLNGPAIAAQLEDKCATSAPFTGRTLQDGETVCLPASSRTYLSVANLDNYDNVAISTAYGTGDLSLYARSGGWPRLDGSDPSSSTPGNKECIVLKRPASYWGYITLDGSHSGSSIVVDLGATTCRTTDTTEPPTEPPGGNDGYPYDHVNIQVYRFQFSDTPLTWPTMESDLQGVTTYYDQQSYGRFNVTYDTSTPVIHINQPKSTYDNDFHGWTALWKSKIRALGVDPDAPGNAQVVMMVAPQVGNFNSSAAPPSISLYHHTTGVVAHELGHALGLRHAKALEAGPGKIIGVGDYDTESLNYGNVYSMMGMGAHSLQAYNLLYKHFFGWLTDSEVPVINASGTYRIYAFDQGANNQGYIGLRLKSGNDKYTYWLEYRTSHDRYTDTQNGVLINLQGYFENETDERFWKTTSYLLDMTPGSKTPGWWGDDQTDSELIIGQSYTDHWGGFTITPTRKGGTVGTPDAWIEVQVELK from the coding sequence ATGAATCTGGTTAAACACACGTGGTGTATACCACTGCTTGTTTTGCTCAATGGTCCGGCTATCGCAGCCCAGCTGGAAGATAAATGCGCCACTTCTGCTCCCTTCACCGGCAGGACGTTGCAAGATGGAGAAACCGTCTGCCTGCCAGCCAGCTCGCGTACCTATCTGAGCGTGGCGAATTTGGATAACTATGACAACGTTGCCATCAGTACCGCATACGGCACTGGCGACCTCAGCCTGTATGCCCGCAGTGGTGGCTGGCCCAGGCTGGACGGCAGCGACCCCAGCTCTTCCACACCTGGCAATAAAGAATGTATTGTTCTGAAACGCCCCGCTTCGTATTGGGGCTATATCACACTGGATGGCAGCCACAGCGGCAGCTCTATTGTGGTCGATCTGGGTGCTACGACCTGTCGAACCACAGATACTACGGAGCCACCAACAGAGCCCCCGGGTGGCAACGACGGGTACCCATACGATCATGTCAATATTCAGGTGTATCGCTTTCAGTTTAGCGACACCCCACTGACATGGCCGACCATGGAAAGTGACTTACAAGGTGTTACCACTTACTACGATCAGCAGTCTTATGGCCGCTTTAATGTCACTTACGACACCAGTACGCCCGTCATTCACATCAATCAGCCTAAGAGCACCTATGACAACGACTTCCATGGCTGGACCGCACTGTGGAAAAGCAAGATCCGTGCGCTGGGTGTTGACCCGGATGCCCCGGGCAATGCTCAGGTGGTGATGATGGTGGCACCCCAGGTAGGTAACTTTAACTCCAGCGCTGCGCCGCCGAGTATTTCGCTTTACCACCACACTACAGGCGTGGTTGCGCACGAACTGGGACACGCACTCGGGCTGCGCCACGCCAAAGCACTGGAGGCAGGCCCGGGTAAAATCATAGGCGTGGGTGATTACGACACAGAAAGCCTGAACTATGGCAATGTTTACAGCATGATGGGCATGGGCGCACACTCCTTACAAGCCTACAACTTGCTGTACAAACACTTTTTTGGCTGGCTAACCGACAGCGAAGTACCGGTGATTAATGCCTCGGGTACCTACCGTATCTATGCTTTTGACCAGGGCGCTAACAACCAAGGATATATAGGCCTGCGTTTAAAGTCTGGCAATGACAAATACACGTACTGGCTGGAATACCGCACGTCGCATGACCGATATACCGATACGCAAAACGGTGTGTTGATCAACTTACAAGGCTATTTTGAAAATGAAACCGATGAGCGATTCTGGAAAACCACTTCCTATCTGCTGGATATGACTCCGGGCTCCAAGACACCCGGTTGGTGGGGCGATGACCAAACCGACTCAGAGCTGATCATAGGTCAAAGCTATACCGATCACTGGGGCGGATTTACTATCACACCAACCAGAAAAGGCGGGACTGTGGGCACGCCCGACGCATGGATTGAAGTGCAGGTAGAACTGAAGTAA
- a CDS encoding ATP-binding protein, with translation MLGPSGVGKTHLAIGLGLKAVQARKKTRFVTAADLMLQLSTANRQNKLKQYLSRSVMAPRLLIIDEIGYLPFGREEANLFFNVIVKRYEHGSVILTSNLSFGQWPSAFAGDATLTAAMLDRLLHHSHVLQLSGESYRLKDKSRAGAIPE, from the coding sequence TTGCTGGGGCCAAGTGGTGTGGGCAAAACCCATTTAGCAATCGGCTTGGGGTTAAAAGCGGTTCAAGCAAGGAAAAAAACGCGTTTTGTCACGGCCGCTGATCTAATGCTGCAACTATCAACAGCAAACAGGCAAAATAAGCTCAAACAATACTTATCTCGTTCAGTGATGGCACCAAGGTTGTTGATCATTGATGAGATAGGTTACTTACCATTCGGACGAGAAGAGGCGAACTTGTTCTTTAATGTGATCGTCAAGCGATATGAACATGGTAGCGTCATCTTAACGAGCAACTTATCGTTTGGGCAATGGCCCAGCGCGTTTGCTGGTGACGCCACATTAACAGCTGCAATGTTAGACCGCTTACTACACCATTCGCATGTATTGCAGTTGAGTGGAGAAAGCTACAGATTGAAAGACAAAAGCCGAGCAGGCGCAATACCTGAGTAA